One region of Asterias rubens chromosome 5, eAstRub1.3, whole genome shotgun sequence genomic DNA includes:
- the LOC117290880 gene encoding flocculation protein FLO11-like yields the protein MKGAIAIASMISTMTSRQADKYRLNYVEVEIGPPKRREGGEIPLLKVGNGSKNRVNYSTIVFPASKNEHNKCDGIKTVPLIPPHQQSLLSHKGTTSGKGANHLPTRVSNSVAGIVVGGRTSNGNGNHSKLERKGSRITEAQQQQQQLETPTTLPGSPPRRRALSTPTSSRKFPKEAEIDDTTKTQQDKPKVSPVSKTRTLPPREKLWDPEALEQDFGEDQQVSSGKKPETQKPHTHDADMLSNSTPSTPSYKLTQAMQAMRMKVRRKSSSGEGYEIVNEPIGILKMTTQQQQDQPPASPGTGDTPPLSPESPLTSSPVMKRHRTELEKAFARRKLTGRISGEPEGYIPHSSSGESSPQESVPSQFSDASSAGTRFVPVLPMIKSSRDRGQMDGQKTASGEYRYVDNQSTRKPIPAPRFGQSRESSMESITDSVYLAQRPMPSPPSGQTTASTDPTASQQTDDTYMNVAFGKQKPDSHRYENVFLDDRTMSLDHCSNTSDSPRDSLEIHSNRPIPAPRHHSSSGNLTSDQDIKHKSSSQHQQGKQHGHTRQGSYGSTAAIFSHINTTSVPVLPSCPNKTKQNTVQSGGSNSLYAIPCKNGMNAAPSSNHGQTPMKASHGIAPEVPVTSKPEIPSHGCFPRRDSHGSTGSSGGCKVSDLQQVEKSSSISKSISHLLKDSERREKKHHKSHGDKKSREDRKGHGERKGRHGEKGDREKRGHGKRHRGDNASHSSAHSNKSKPERPSYEIDREGFTKLQFVCAGNQPWYYGRMLRQECEYLMLSQGQSCQYLVRDSSHRTGDLMLSVLYGQKVHHYVIQTTPNNKFHIAHHDFNMVEDILEFYHHHVIMYSPEREPVYLTEPFILKHK from the exons ATGAAAGGAGCTATTGCCATCGCAAGTATGATATCAACTATGACCTCAAGACAAG CAGACAAGTACAGGCTGAACTACGTGGAAGTTGAGATTGGCCCGCCAAAAAGAAG ggaGGGAGGTGAAATACCACTTCTTAAGGTCGGTAATGGAAGCAAGAACAGAGTGAACTACAGCACCATCGTCTTCCCAGCAAG CAAAAATGAGCACAATAAATGTGATGGCATCAAGACTGTGCCCCTGATTCCCCCTCACCAGCAGAGCCTGCTGTCCCACAAAGGTACCACCTCAGGAAAAGGAGCTAACCATCTACCCACCAGGGTCAGTAATTCTGTTGCTGGGATCGTGGTTGGGGGTCGGACAAGCAATGGGAATGGAAACCATTCTAAGCTTGAGAGGAAAGGGAGTCGTATCACGGAAGCACAACag cagcagcaacagcttGAAACTCCCACAACACTACCTGGATCTCCTCCTCGTCGAAGAGCTCTTTCCACTCCGACTAGTTCCAGGAAGTTTCCAAAGGAAGCCGAGATTGACGATACTACCAAAACCCAGCAGGATAAGCCAAAAGTTTCACCTGTTTCAAAGACCAGGACACTACCTCCAAGGGAAAAGCTATGGGACCCAGAGGCCTTGGAACAAGACTTTGGAGAGGACCAACAAGTGTCTTCAGGGAAGAAGCCTGAAACGCAAAAGCCACACACCCATGACGCTGACATGCTGTCTAACTCAACACCATCAACACCATCATATAAACTAACTCAAGCCATGCAGGCAATGCGAATGAAAGTAAGGCGAAAGTCCTCCTCAGGTGAAGGATATGAGATTGTGAATGAACCAATTGGAATACTCAAGATGACAACCCAGCAGCAGCAGGATCAACCTCCTGCATCACCAGGAACTGGCGACACTCCACCCTTGTCCCCAGAATCACCCCTTACGAGCTCCCCAGTTATGAAACGACACAGGACTGAGCTGGAGAAAGCATTTGCCCGTCGCAAACTCACCGGGCGCATCTCAGGTGAACCTGAGGGTTATATCCCTCACTCTTCCTCTGGAGAATCTTCCCCACAAGAAAGTGTCCCCAGTCAGTTCTCTGATGCTTCATCAGCTGGGACAAGGTTTGTTCCTGTTCTTCCAATGATCAAGTCCAGTAGAGATCGTGGACAAATGGATGGCCAGAAGACGGCATCAGGAGAGTATAGATATGTCGACAACCAGTCCACACGGAAGCCGATTCCTGCTCCACGTTTCGGTCAGAGCCGTGAGTCCTCCATGGAGAGTATCACTGACTCTGTGTACTTGGCTCAGCGGCCGATGCCTTCACCTCCTTCTGGCCAGACCACGGCCTCAACGGATCCCACAGCATCCCAGCAGACTGATGATACCTATATGAACGTTGCCTTTGGTAAACAAAAGCCGGATTCACATCGTTATGAAAATGTTTTCTTAGACGATCGAACCATGAGCCTT gATCATTGTTCCAACACCAGTGATTCTCCAAGAGATAGCCTGGAGATTCATTCCAACCGTCCCATTCCAGCGCCTAGACATCACAGCAGCAGCGGCAACTTAACTTCCGACCAAGATATCAAACACAAAAGTAGCAGCCAGCACCAGCAGGGCAAGCAGCATGGCCATACAAGACAAGGCAGTTACGGCAGCACAGCAGCCATCTTCAGTCATATCAACACCACCTCAGTTCCTGTGCTACCCAGCTGtccaaacaaaaccaaacagaaCACTGTTCAGAGTGGTGGATCAAACTCCCTCTATGCAATCCCCTGTAAGAACGGGATGAATGCAGCTCCCTCCAGCAACCATGGCCAGACACCAATGAAAGCATCTCATGGCATTGCCCCTGAGGTCCCAGTCACCTCCAAGCCTGAGATTCCAAGTCATGGTTGCTTCCCTCGACGAGATTCACACGGTAGTACGGGTAGCTCCGGTGGGTGCAAAGTCTCTGATTTACAACAAGTTGAGAAATCATCCAGCATCAGTAAGTCCATCAGCCACCTGCTGAAAGATAGCGAGCGGCGAGAGAAGAAGCATCACAAGTCTCATGGTGACAAGAAGTCACGTGAAGACAGGAAGGGGCATGGGGAGAGAAAAGGTCGACATGGTGAGAAGGGTGACCGAGAAAAGAGAGGTCATGGAAAGAGACACAGAGGTGACAATGCCAGCCACAGTTCAGCTCATTCAAACAAGTCCAAACCAGAGAGACCTAGTTATG AAATAGATAGAGAAGGGTTTACCAAGCTACAATTTGTGTGTGCAGGGAACCAGCCGTGGTACTATGGACGTATGTTACGCCAGGAGTGTGAATACCTCATGCTATCCCAGGGCCAGTCATGTCAGTACCTCGTCAGAGACAGCTCTCATAGG ACCGGAGACTTGATGTTGTCTGTTCTCTATGGCCAGAAAGTCCACCACTATGTGATCCAGACTACACCCAACAACAAGTTCCACATCGCTCACCATGACTTCAACATGGTAGAGGACATACTGGAATTCTATCACCACCATGTTATTATGTACTCACCAGAGAGGGAGCCAGTCTATTTAACAGAACCATTTATCCTCAAGCACAAGTAA